The Thermosipho japonicus region TGATTATGAATGGTTAATCGCTGATTTTGATATTTGTGACTATACTCAAACAGGTGATGTTGATGTATTAACTTTCACTCTTGACTCCAATGCTCCTGTTAATGTAATTCCATATGCAGATTACAATGGACTTGATGCTTATATAGATGCAGATGTTTATGTCACAAAAGATGGTAACCCATTTGTCCCTACAAATCCTATTGATGATGGACTTTATGTTATAGGTTTCACCATTAATAGTATCGATCCTGATTTACCTGCTGGCGATTATCCTGTAGTTCTTAGCCTTACTTTTGTCCCTACCGTTTCTTTCTAGAGATAACTAAAACATATCCAAGTAGTTTAAACTTTGACTACTTGGATTCTTAAAATGATACTTTCTCCTTAAAAGAAAGGAGTTATCATGAAAATACAAATTCTACTACTTATTTTTGTTTCATTACTTTCATTTTCAAATAACCATATTATCGGGAAAGTCAACATAAAAGTTCCTCCAGAAATAAATACCGAGATTAAAACTTTCAAATATAATCTATGTAATACATATGAAGAAAGCAACTGCCAAAATAGTCTACTTCTAAAAATGACCTATTCATCAAACTACTTAGTATTTTTAGTAATTTCTTATCCAAAAACAATAATAGATAATTTTATATTTGTATCAGTTAAATCCTACATCAACAATTTTCAAACAGCAAATTTTTGGTACACAGGTAGCAAATGTTATAGTTCAGACAATTACGTTCTTACACCACTTTCAAACAATGGAATAGTCAAATTTCTCTTTAAAAATAGCAAAAAATCTAAAACTATACCCGCTGGAAAGTATACTATACCAATTGAGTTTAAATTCTATCCAATTGTAAAGTGGTGAAATATCAGTGAAAGGAGGAGAATATTTTGAAAAAGATCATAATATTTATGTTAAGTTTGTTAGCAATAAGTTTACTTGCAACTACTCAAGGTAATTTTATCCATGTCTCTGGATGTACTTCTACCAGTACTGAGCTAAGTAATACTATAGACGTTAGAGTTTATCAATGGATAGATTTAACATGGGATGCAACTCCTTACCATATCTGTGATAAAGAAACAAATGACCAGTATTTTGATGACGGTTTTGTACTTTTGTCTGTTGAATACTTTTCAAATGCAGATGTTCAAGTTTCAGTAGATTTTCCTGATCCACATTTTAGAAATGAATTTTTAGAAATATTAGAAAACATATCAATCTATTTCTTTGTAAAATCGATTGATGCAGTATCTAATCAAGATAGTTATTTTCAATTTAATTATAACATGGGAGATTTAACAAGAATGGGTACAGACACTACAATACCTGTAAATCTACCACTTGTAAGTCAAGGCTCAATTTTATTCACAGTAAACACTGTAACTTCTGATCCTGGACCATATGAAACACCTGCTGGTGTCTATCATTTACCAGTAAGATTCACATTTAATCCTACAGTAAGTTGGTAACCACAAAAACTAAGGAGGGGAAACTATGAGAAAGATGTTAATTACTTTATTAAGTTTATTTGCTTTATTTATTTTTGCCGATGCAACTTCTGTACATGTACCTGGCTGTGATTGGGAAGAATATACTATTGATTCTTCTATTACAATCTATGTCCATCAATGGATGGATCTTGATTATGAATGGTTAATCGCTGATTTTGATATTTGTGACTATACTCAAACAGGTGATGTTGATGTATTAACTTTCACTCTTGACTCCAATGCTCCTGTTAATGTAATTCCATATGCAGATTACAATGGACTTGATGCTTACATAGATGCAGATGTTTATGTCACAAAAGATGGTAACCCATTTGTCCCTACAAATCCTATTGATGATGGACTTTATGTTATAGGTTTCACCATTAATAGTATCGATCCTGATTTACCTGCTGGCGATTATCCTGTAGTTCTTAGCCTTACTTTTGTCCCTACCGTTTCTTTCTAGAGGCAAATATCACCTAAATGTGAAATCCCATATACTTTGAGTATATGGGATTTTTTGAACTTAATTTTGATTTAGAATTAACCGTGAAATTGATATAATTAATATATGATATATTCAAATAAAAACATAGGGGGCATTCAAATGAAAAAAACACTTTTTACCATTTTAATCCTATTTGCTTTATTTTCTTCAATTGACTTTGCTGTAACTATTTATCCCTTAGTAAACAGGTTAAATGTTGAAGCAAATCAAAAAACAATAGAGCTCACAATTAATGTTGCAAACAATAGTCCTAGTATAGCAGACGTTGACGTCGAAATATCAGATTTTGTAATAGAAGGCTCCAAATATCTCTATGACATCCCAAATTATGCATTTAGTATTAAAGATTGGATTACAATTGAAAGCACACATTTAATTTTACAACCCGGTCAATCAATTGACTATCCAATAAAGATAAATATTCCTTCAGGTTTTAAAGGAGCACAAGCATTTGGCGCAATACATTTTAAACAAAAGGGAAAGCAATCGGAAGTTTTTGAAACAATTTTTGACTACATTTCACTTATAATATTAGATTTTCCAACTGTTAAAAATATCAAAGCACAAATTCAAGATGTGTCAATATACGATCTAACTACAACTGCTTCAAAAACTCTTATTGACAAGTATGGCAACTTTGGAACAGTTATTGATATCAATGTAAAAAATAATGGTAACGCAGTGTTAGCTCTTAATGGGGAAATGAGGCTTATCTCCAGAGAGATTAACAGAATCATCACTTCCATACCATTAAATAGTAATAATTTTGTTGTCTTTCCAGATAGGGCTAATAATTTTGAATTTTTTATTCCATATGTATTGCCGAAAGGAGATTTTGAAATACAAATGGATGGTATATCTCAAAATGTACGTGTTACAGCTTTTAAAAAGCTAAAAATCGAAGGAAAATCTTCTGATAGAGTTGCAGTAATGATTGATCCTGAAATAATTTTAATAAATGTAAAAAGAACAATTGAAAATTTAAAAATAACAATTCAAAATCTTTCGCCTTTATCAACTGAATTTGGTCTTTCTACAATTTCGAAAGCTTTAAATATATTACCTGGTAAAATTAGATTATCTCCTTATTCAAAAATAAACGGTTTTGTAAAATTTGATAGTAGACTTGAAAAACTTAAAGATGGTGATAATGTTTTTAAAATTAATATCGATAGTGAAAATGAAATTAGCCTTTTTAAAAATCCAAAAATAGTCTTAAGATATGGTAACTTAGAACCAAATATAGACTCATTAATTACAGATGTTTCAACAAATACGTTTGCTTTAAATGTAAAAAATACGGGAAATACAATAGTAACTTTTAAGGTCATAAGAACTGAAAAACTTCAATCAAATGATTTAACCAATGAAATTATACTATTTCCAGGTGAAATTAAAAAAGTTTTTCTTGAAATACCTTACAATGAAATCATCAAGAACAGTACTTTTATAATGTACAAAATTTATGGAGAAACTGATTATAAATATAAAAAAAATATAGGAGATGTTAGAAAATGAAAAAATATTTAGCAATCTTAATAATATCGTTAATTACATTAGCTTTTTCTGTTGATATCTATTTTTATCAAACAGATATAAGAGATGCTTTAAATCAACTGGGAATGCAAGAAGGCGTTTCCATAATATATGATCCTTTAATATCTGGTTTCATAAGTGTTGAAGCTTACAATATAACTTTAGAAAAAGCTCTTGATTTAATGTTATTACCTCTTGGATATTACTGGACCAAAATAGACAATGTATATTTTGTTGGTACTGCAAATCCTGATAGTCCTAATTTTGCACTAATTTCAAAAAAATATCTTTTAAATCTAAGATTTATAACCTTTGATGACCTCTACAATGCTTTACCAAAGGTAATGACAAATTATATATACAAAACACCCAATAAAAATCAAGTCCTCATATATGCCCCTGCAAAAATAGCATCCCAAATTGCTGAAACAATAACTCTAATAGACAAACAAATACCTGTTGCAGAAATCCAAGTTAAAATAATAGAAATAGATGAATCCGATTTTATAAAATTTGGTATATCTTGGAATAACGAAGAAAACAATATCACATCTTACAATAATGGCAATTTACAATTATCTTTAAATCCTTTAAATGTAAACTTTAATATTATAATGGATACTTTGATAAGTTCTGGTAATGCAAAGGTTCTAGCAGAAGGAACACTAAAATTAAAATCAAATTCTACGGCACAAATTACAGGATATACAACTGTTGGTTTTACTCTTGGCAAAGATAACACTTATGTTGAAAAAAAGATCAACACTCAAATCATTATTTCTGGATATGTTTTTGCAGATCATGCAAATCTCACACTTAAATCCGTTGTGGAATCATTTATACAAAATTCTTCAACATTTACACCAGTTGGTGCCTCAGTTGAAACAAATTTAGATATAAAATACGAACAACCTTATTATATAGCTGGGCTATCTTTTGACTCAGTTACAAAACAAGATGGCGGAATCCCAGGTTTAAAAGATATTCCCATAATTGGTAATCTTTTTAAAAATAGTACATATACATCAAGAAAGAAAAATATAGTAATATTCATAAAAGCAAGATTGGCAGGTGAAAATCTATGAAAAAAATAATAATTGTTATATTAGCATTGTTCTTAACAATTTATGCTTTTTCAATAACTAAGAATGTTTATTTTGAAAATATGGATATAAAAGATGCACTCATACAATTAGGAACCCTATATAATACATCAATAATTTTTCCTGAAAACTTGAATGGAAAAGTTACGGTAGAACTCTACAATGTTTCAATTGAAACAGCATTAAATGTTATACTCTCAAATTTTAATTATACATTTGAAAAAATTAATGATGTCTATTTTATAATAACTGATCAATCGATACTATATTATAAATCACATACATACACTCCAAAATTTAGATCTCCAGAAGAATTATCAAAACTAATTCCATTTAAAAACTATATTGTCGGAAACAACATCATTGTTTATT contains the following coding sequences:
- a CDS encoding type II secretion system protein GspD, giving the protein MKKYLAILIISLITLAFSVDIYFYQTDIRDALNQLGMQEGVSIIYDPLISGFISVEAYNITLEKALDLMLLPLGYYWTKIDNVYFVGTANPDSPNFALISKKYLLNLRFITFDDLYNALPKVMTNYIYKTPNKNQVLIYAPAKIASQIAETITLIDKQIPVAEIQVKIIEIDESDFIKFGISWNNEENNITSYNNGNLQLSLNPLNVNFNIIMDTLISSGNAKVLAEGTLKLKSNSTAQITGYTTVGFTLGKDNTYVEKKINTQIIISGYVFADHANLTLKSVVESFIQNSSTFTPVGASVETNLDIKYEQPYYIAGLSFDSVTKQDGGIPGLKDIPIIGNLFKNSTYTSRKKNIVIFIKARLAGENL